The segment CGGCGGCGGCCCGCGTGCTGCGCGAGCCGCCGTCCACGGGCGGTCGGGGCGAGGGGTGAAGGGCCGCCAGTTCCCGTGCCCGGATTGGTACTTGCGGAAAGATCTTTCGGCAAGTGGGGCGGATTTCAGCCGGATTGTTCGCCGATGGGTGACGTCAAGGAGTCTTTACAGGCAGGTCATGCCTCAGTAACCTCCTGGAAGTTCTTTCATGTTTTTGCGCAAACTCCCCCACCCATCCCCTGCCGCAAGGCAGTTCCCCACCGCCTGCGGCCCCGTACGAGGGACACTCCCTTGACCAGACGAGCACGGCACCGGCGGCGCCCCATCGCCGCCGTACTGACCGCAGTGGCGGCACTCACCGCCAGCCTGCTGTCCACGGCTCAACTAGGCGTCACCGCGAGCGCGGCGACCGACACCACGGCGGGCAGCAACACCGCCACCGTCTTCTACTACACCAAGACCAGCAACTGGTCGACGTACAACCTGCACTGGGCCCCGGACGGCGGTAGTTGGACCACCGTGCCGGGCACCGCCATGCAGGCCGCCTGCACCGACTGGGTGAAGAAGACCGTCGACCTGGGCAGCGCCACCGGCCTGCAGGCGACGTTCAACAACGGCTCCGGCACCTGGGACAACAACGGCGGCAAGAACTACTCCCTGGGCACCGGCACCGTGGTGGTCAAGGACGGCGTGATCGCCCACAGCGACCCCTGCGGCACCGACAACGGCGGTACCGCCACGCCGAGTTCGAGCCCCAGCCCGAGCCCCGGCCAGTCGTCGACCGGCGCGAGCACGACCGTCTACTACTACACCAAGACCCGCAACTGGTCGGCCTACGACCTGCACTACGCCCCCAACGGCGGCACCTGGACCACCGTGCCGGGCGTGGCGATGGAGGCCGCCTGCACGGACTGGGTGAAGAAGACCGTCGACCTGGGCACCGCGACGGGCCTGCAGGCGACGTTCAACAACGGCTCCGGCACCTGGGACAACAACGGCGGCAAGAACTACGCCCTCGGGACGGGCGTGGTGACGGTCAAGGACGGCGTCGTGGGCAGCACCGCGCCGTGCGCCACCGGCAGCCCCAGCCCGAGCCCCAGCCCGAGCGCTTCGGCCGGCTCCAGCCCCAGCCCGAGCCCCAGCCCGTCCGCGAGCGCCAGCGCCTCCGCCTCCCCGTCGCCGTCCGCGAGCAGCAGCGCGCCGGCCGGGAAGAGCGCCACCGTGTTCTACTCGACCGCGGTGGTCGGCTGGAGCATCGTCAACCTGCACTACGCCCCGGCGGGCGGGTCGTGGACGGCGGTGCCCGGCGTCGGCATGCAACTGGCCTGCCCCGGCTGGTACAAGCGCACCGTCGACCTGGGTTCGGCGGCCACCATGGCGGCGACGTTCAACAACGGCAACGGCACCTGGGACAACAACAACGGCGCCAACTACGTCGTCCCGGCGGGCGTCAGCACCGTGCAGAACAGCAAGGTCACCGCGAACGCCGCCGACCCGTGCGCGGCCGTCGTCCCCGACACCACCGCGCCGAGCGCGCCGGGCAGCGTGGCGGCCAACGCCACCGACACCTCGATCGTGCTGACCTGGGAGCCGTCCACCGACAACGTCGGGGTGACGGGCTACCAGGTCACCCGCAGCGGCGGCACCAAGGGCACCTCGGTGATCAACGTCGGCTCGACGGTGTACTCGGACAGCGGCCTGGAGGCGCGCACCGTCTACACCTACACGGTGAAGGCGCTGGACGCGGCCGGGAACGTCTCCGCGGCCTCCGCCGCCGCGGTCGCCACCACCGGTGACGCCCCGCCGGCCGCCAAGCCCGGCGAGATGATCGGCACCGACCCGCGCAAGGACCCGATCTACTTCGTGCTCACCGCCCGGTTCTACGACGGCGACACGTCCAACGACCGGGGCGGCAACCAGGACGTGAAGTCCGGCAACGCGGCCAACGACGACCCGATGTTCCGCGGCGACTTCAAGGGCCTGGTGCAGAAGCTCGACTACATCAAGGGCCTGGGCTTCTCGGCGATCTGGATCACCCCGGTGGTGCTCAACC is part of the Kitasatospora cineracea genome and harbors:
- a CDS encoding carbohydrate binding domain-containing protein, producing the protein MTRRARHRRRPIAAVLTAVAALTASLLSTAQLGVTASAATDTTAGSNTATVFYYTKTSNWSTYNLHWAPDGGSWTTVPGTAMQAACTDWVKKTVDLGSATGLQATFNNGSGTWDNNGGKNYSLGTGTVVVKDGVIAHSDPCGTDNGGTATPSSSPSPSPGQSSTGASTTVYYYTKTRNWSAYDLHYAPNGGTWTTVPGVAMEAACTDWVKKTVDLGTATGLQATFNNGSGTWDNNGGKNYALGTGVVTVKDGVVGSTAPCATGSPSPSPSPSASAGSSPSPSPSPSASASASASPSPSASSSAPAGKSATVFYSTAVVGWSIVNLHYAPAGGSWTAVPGVGMQLACPGWYKRTVDLGSAATMAATFNNGNGTWDNNNGANYVVPAGVSTVQNSKVTANAADPCAAVVPDTTAPSAPGSVAANATDTSIVLTWEPSTDNVGVTGYQVTRSGGTKGTSVINVGSTVYSDSGLEARTVYTYTVKALDAAGNVSAASAAAVATTGDAPPAAKPGEMIGTDPRKDPIYFVLTARFYDGDTSNDRGGNQDVKSGNAANDDPMFRGDFKGLVQKLDYIKGLGFSAIWITPVVLNRSDYDYHGYHGYDFYKVDPRLESAGASYQDLINAAHAKGVKIYQDVVYNHSSRWGAKGLYVPTVYGVRDAQWSWYYDEKQPGFEYDGLTVEPKSGKSYYNGDLWSTTQPAGQTCVGWGTPTQYKSPEGYTIYNCQWPSPTSGMFPSKYYHQCWIGNWEGEDSRSCWLADDLADFNTENAEVQNYLIGAYNKYIDMGVDGFRVDTAVHVPRVTWNRRFLPAIQQRVTQDWGPAKAQNFFVFGEVAAFVNDKWNRGSVNHSAQFYTWKERKDYTSDDVQAALDQYNYEEQLGTGNQPTSTNAFLDGNTYHAPDHSKFSGMNIIDMRMHMNFGDAHNAFGNGKDSDDSTNDATYNVVYVDSHDYGPNKSSVRYTGGTDAWAENMALMWTFRGIPTLYYGSEIEFQAGKQIDCGPSCPLATTGRAYYGDHVEGTVTASDFSVVSSASGAVATTLQQPLVKQVQRLNQIRRAIPALQMGQYSTEGVSGGMSFKRRYTDATSGVDSFALVTVTDAATFTGIPNGTYKDAVSGDVRTVTNGAMSIAAPGKGNLRVYVLDLGGKNAAPGKIGTDGPYLK